atcgcgaggattacaacccacacccacacaacgatattaaatataaaaagaaggtcatcagagtcttacGCCATGCGGtaactcctgcgggtgaccctaatccacaggcaaggctgggtgtaggacggtaccctactcaacATCTTCTGGAACGAAGACGGGGCCTTCCTCTgtaaaattaagaatggggtgagtacaaatgtactcagcaagtccaatcacacccacggagggggtaaaaatagaatataatgcacaggataaatcaaggataaggccaaggtttaatttgcggaaagctgatTCTTTTGCAAGGGTCcatttgaaagaaaacatttccaaaaccagttttcttgtaccgagtaacatgAAGGGTTGAttcacacaggatccaagttttagactgctaccggactcctcatccgccgtagcacacggcacaactgccggacacatttccaaaacaactcacgccaacccatcccacaataaacactagttatgtgaccacaccgtaactcgcccagtaccgtgggcacggctattcgaatagattcttaactctgcagaggtgtgcaactttacccacaagcggggtaccgcaacacgaacaccttagtgtcggtgcagatcccaacaaagccattacccaccttagctagacctgactagccatcacgggatgcaccaaggggtcattgacctgtCTCaaaggttttaaccggggcataagttacacagagctaatcccttctccttgattacccgttgctctcagctctcctgatggctatcagactaactagtgggatttatgctaagccgttgcccatacaacggtcgagtggtttgcatgatagtggagttaggtgagatgacacaccaactcggtccttagttgtaacaagatggatatctcccttccttgccctggcacacaggcacgagcacaccaaacggcaaatcacacagaaatgtcatccatcccatctaaactcatctttcaaaattccacatttatcccttcccacacacacgcacacatttcctttataaaacaagttgtataaggtcctaagcgttctagcagtgattaacgtccaaggaaaatcagacattaatctaggtggtcaaggaatggttataacaaatcaaggggtggctatccaaccgtgttttcagtaagcaaaacatatgcaattttgtaaaacaggccaataggttgtgtttataaatactatgacaaaacatgcatcaaagggtgggattgaacttgccgtcttcaaagccttcggggaggtcctgatcgaagcactgtccttcgggttcggggtcacggaactggtcctcgttcgcctgctcacagtactgctcatcgatgggttctccctcgttcacaccgtgatctacgacgcatacaaacatgcacacaatcaagaaacagaaataaaagttttatcgttgagctcgaatcggaaataattaagatatggagatagaagtaatatttttgggcggtttcttaatggcatggccaaaactatgctagGAAGGGCGTGTTAAAGTTTCAAGTCGATCGGGGGTTGTTTGGCGCATAAAATGATAAGTTAATgggtgtttagggcctaaacgaggggccagggacttgtttgtaattagtAAAAGGGCCTGATTAGAATTCCTAGAGATGTTTGGGTCATTTTGGAAAAGAGTAAGGTTTTATTTATAAATGtgtttatatggtggagggtttatttgggaATATGATCAAAGGGAAGGTTTAACTTGTAAAAGGGCCAAAGGTGGAGAGGCTCTTTATAGAATAGAGGAAAGGGGAAGGGGTTTTTGGCAAAGTTgccatcctcttcctcctcccttcacgggaaacagaggagggaggcgCAAGGCGCCGACGGCCTTGGGCCGGCGGCCCAGGGGGCTTGCGGCGGCCGGAAACAAGGGGAAAAGGAGGAGGGCTCCACGGGGAGTTGATACCCCTCCTTGATTTGAGGGATGGCGATCCGTAAAGGCAGCTccacggtggcgggcggcgggcggccctgAACGGTGCTGCAGCGGCGCTGCAGGGCACAACGGCGGCCCGGACCTGGAGGAAAAGGGAGGACGGGACCTCGGGGTTCTAATGCCTACCTTGGCTCGGGCTGGGGCGCAGCGAGGAAGGGGGCTACGCGGGAGCTGGCGGAGGTGAGCAGagcagctggcggcggcggcgctggaagcTTTGGGGAGGAGCtaggggcggcggtggagctggtgggggGCAAAGGGTGACCCGGCGGGGCCTCTTTATAGCCCGAGTAAGACGGTGAGGAGGGGTGCGAGGCGGTGGTGGGTCGGTGCCGGACGACGAGCATCGTGGGgtgccattaatggcgctccggcCGCTTGCTCGTGTCGTGGCgcggcggtgcgggcggcgaggcggcgctgggTGATGGGACGTCTCGGGCAGGCGGTGGCGTGGTCGAGCGGCGTGGCGCGCGGCGCACGTGGGTGCAGTGCGACGGCGCTGTGCgaccggcggtgatggtgggCGCTGTGCGCGCTCTGCGCTCGCGAGCAGCGCTGGCAGtggcgagcggcacggcggtgatggcggccacgcggagcgcgtgggcgtgcgcgcgcggggcaGGCTCGGGGCGTGCGGGGGGCGAGCGGGTGCGGCATGCGCGGCTCGAGCGcgagcagagggaggccgcAGCGTCGCGGCGTTTGCGTGCACGCGAGCGGAGGGGCTGTGGCGGTGCGCGGCGCGTGTCTGTGTGCGCGGACCGCGCGTGTCTGTGTTGCGGCTCGGCGCGCCGAGCGCCGCGTGCGCATGCGGGGGCGCTCGCGGGGTGCAGGCGCGTACCGTGCGCGGGGAGTCAAGCGGCGGCGAGCTGTTGCGGCCACGCGCGGGAGGGCGAGGTCGGGACTGAGTCGTGCGCGTGTGGAGGAGgaaggcggccggtggcgggcggagcggcgctcggggaggtgCGCGGCAGGGAAGAGAGGCGCGCGTGGGGGGGAAGCGGAagaggggagggagaagagagagaaggaagaagagaaaagaaaagaaaaggaataagaaatggagaaagagaaaaagagaaagagtgagagggaaaaagagagaaagaaaatagaaaaggaaaaaggaaagaaaaaaaatggggaaaaaaaggggagagcgagagcgagagcgggtgcgcgccggcggcgattgcggggtgcgcgggccaggggaggcagcggcgcgtgcggccggcGATAATCGCAGTCGGCGGTCGCGCGTGTGCGACAGGCCGCCGAGTGGCACGGGATGGGACGACGGcaaggaaagagagagagcgaggtACGGTCGGTGAAAAAGAAATGATGGAAACGACGAATGGGATCGGGTGTTGGAAATCGGGTGTTCGGGACAGAGAAAAGATTCCAggaattagggttcagggttttaggaggattttgagctcaacgatgaaaagaattttaaaaatatatttttagcgtgtgatttattttggtggattttttttcgggatgtcacatagCTACTAGTATATATATAACCTACAAAATCCTTTTAAGTTCTAACACATTTCTTAATTATGCAACACACAACAAGTAGTGTTGCACTGAACTGGATCACATTGTATCATCTTTAATTAACAAGAAGAGGGTCTAGGATCCATTATCTATCCGCGTGTTCGGATGGGCTTAACCGGCTGGTTGAAGCTCCTACTGGAGCGCTAGCCAAACCAGCACCACGAAGCGCCAGACAAACCAATCCAGCTCAGCCTcagcctccccccccccccccccccccccccccccaaacaggGCGAACAACTGTTGATTCCGACAGAAACTGAAAAAAATTAAGAAGAACATGCATGGATCATCAGCCCAGGGCCGGCCTTGTGCAAAGGGACATCTATCAGCAACCAACTTCAATTTAATACGACCACCCTCTGCCGTTTTGTTCCAGGAAACTAAAGATGGCCCTGTCCTTCGCGGGCTCACCTTCTGAACATCTGAATTTGTTGCAGGGGACACGGAACTGATGAATGACGAGGAAACTCCGCGgtgtaaatcatagaaaataaaGGGCAAAACCTCACCGAATTTCCATACCAGCACTCAAACAGTAGCAGCCAGTAGCTTTCAGTGTGTGAACGTAGAGTGAAAAAAGAGTGGCTCCAGGTCTTGCACTAAGAACACTCTGCTGCTATAGAGAATGAAACAAATCTGTAAAAAAAGTGTGGTGGGGTGCAGCGAGTAGCAACAAGGGCACATCCCCAAACGCTAAAAGTACGCGGGAAAGCGATGTGTTTGGAATTTATGCGCCCGAGTGTGCTGTTTATTCCCGATCTGAATGAACTAGACGAACATCGCAGGCTCACAAGCCTTTTAACCGTGCATGTAtcaagctttttttttctttactttTTGAGGATCGAACTCATGGATAGCCTCAAGCAAAACCTATGACATCATCGGCTCCACATAACGTGTGTTGTGTCATACCTTTGCACATATTCTTCTAGGGTTTGTGGGACTGAATTTCAAGGCCATAGGAAAACTATAACCTTGATGAGACCTCCAGAGTTCAGACCTTCAGGTCTTGCACTGATGCCACTCTTTTTTCACTCTATCTGAACGCAGAGTGAAAAAAGAgtagctccagcctccaggtcTTGCACTGAGAACACCAGGTTGAGTGCACAAATTTACTAGGCGCGCATTTGTAGAGCGAGTTCTTTtttaaaagagagagagagagagagaagtggGTTCTTAATAAGTAGGATCCTTTCTGATACTACTTCATAACTAACTTGATAACCGTGATGTTGAACACACTGGCCATCTATTTCTGTTTCTACACAAGAATCCGTAGAGAACTCTGGTCCAAACCATGAACCGAAACGTCCAAGAAAGGTCTCTTGTCCCGTCTTCGCCGTATGCTTGTGCTTGTACTACTACGTGGGTGTATATGCCACTGCCATGGATACGTGTTCCGAGTTCCGACATGGCATCATACGCCGTGCCCAATCAGGCCAATCTCACCGGTCGAATTCTtgctccatccatccatcgatcGCCACCGCCGTCTCCTTCCGATCCCCTTTACTTTCACCAACGCGCTTCGCTCCTCTAGTTTCCTCCCGTTATAAAAGGGGCCACACTCCCTCACCACCTCACCACCTGCCTCTTCCCCGACGCATTCCTGCCTCCAGTTCTGCAGCACCGTACCAGCTCCTGGCCTAACAAAGTTATTAGCTcgagagaaagagggagagagaggaagtttCCTTCGGCGAGCGAGGAAGAGCACGCAGCAGCGGGGAGAGCGATGGAGAGCGTCGTCGTCGACGGCAAtggaggctgcggcgggcgggtggtggtggagctgagCCACATCAAGGACCTGGTGAGGCAGCTGGAGGGCCACCTGGGCGGCTCGCAGACGCAGGAGCGGTGCAGGCTCCTGGCCTCGCAGATCTCCTCCCTCACCGAGCGCTCCATCGGCGTCATCACCTCCTACTGcagcctcgacggcggcggccggaagcggccggcggcggatgcggcggcgcgcagcccGCTCAGCGACGCCTCCGACGCGCCCACCAAGAAGAGGTGAGCAAGCTGATGAACCATatgcgattttttttttggagaaatCTCTTTATTAGCTTGTTTGCTGAGTTGCCGAGTGGTTTATCTGCAGGAGGAGGACGGAGAAGGTGAAGCATCAGGTGCGggtgagctcggccgccggcggcgacgtcccGGCCGACGACGGCCACAGCTGGAGGAAGTACGGCCAGAAGGAGATCCTCGGAGCCAAGAACCCAAGGTtggtgctttttttttcttcttatctTTTCGGAAGCCGATCTGCACGTGTGAGTTTTTTCGCAAGTGGAATCGAAATCATTAgcttctacttttttttttgtccctcTCTTTTTTGGGGTTTGGATGTTGTGGATTGTCCTCTGGGTGGGTGAAAGTTGCAGCCTCTGCTCTGCTCCCAAATACTTGGCCTCCACTTGTCCCATGAGAACAGTGAAAGTGATTTGTGCTAATTTTGTTCTGAtgaattcacaaacaaataaatttCTCTTCTTTGTTTTTTCCCTGACATGATTCACAACCAGAGCTTCATCATTACCACCAGAATCTCATGGCCTGACATGAATCGTGCAAACTCTGCAGGGGCTACTACCGCTGCACGCACCGCCACACCCAGGGGTGCGCGGCGACGAAGCAGGTGCAGCGCGCCGACGAGGACCCGGCGCTCTTCGACGTCGTCTACATCGGCGCGCACACCTGCGTCcagagcggggcggcggcggcggccgtcgccgccgcgcaggcgccGGAGCAGGGCGCCCACACCCTCCTGCAGAGCCTGAGCGCCAGCCTGACGGTGAAGACCGAGGGGCTGGccgcggcgccggaggaggctCCGCAGGGCTgggccgccaccgcgccctgCTGCCCCTCCCCGACGGCGCCGAGCGGGAGGTGCCCGGCGCCGGAGCGCAGCCCGTTCTCCGCGCCGTCGACGTCCGAGAACTGgggcgcgtcgccggcgacctcggACTCCAACCAGCACGCCGCCTGCTTCCCGCCGTtcgagctcgtcgccggcgacgtgcaGTTCGAGTTCGGCGAAGTAGTGTCCGCGCTCGTCGGCGTTCCCGGCGAGTTCCCCGACGACTTCGACATCTCGAGCTTCTTCGCGTGatccgcggcgcgcgggcgggggAAAGATTCTTACCAGACCAGACCGACCTGATGATCGATGACCACCCCCTGTGTGATGCTCTGGCGTTTGGTCAGGGGCAGGGGAGGGAAGAACACAAAGCTCTTCCTTGGTCACTGCCATCCTAAACCTTATTATTAGGGTATTTGAGGATAGTGATGAGTAAACGcccttctctgtttttttttccgcTTAGCTAAGGGTTTTGTAAAGTATCGGAGATGTTAATTCAACAGGCATGtggaagtttgtttggaatttAAGCATCGCCATCCAAATATCCAACATATTAACAGTGCAAACAAAATATGGGTGCTATTTATTAAGATAAGAGAAAGCCATGAACGTTTGATCTTTCACACTCCTAACGAATTCTCCTTTCGTTCTAAGCACAAAACCTTCGTTTTAACATTGTGATGAATTACTGGTAAAGAAAGTGGAATAGCAAATACTAAGTCTCCTTTCTAAGCATAAAATGGATCGGTCACTCCCAAGACTCTGCGTATTTGCTACCACAAACGATTCATTCAATCACATATTTGCCATAAATTATTTTAGTAATCATGCATGCTATATATATTACCAACAGCTGCGGAGTAATACCCTGCAACCATTTGATATATACCCACCACTCTGCTCCCACAATCATGAAGATCGGCTATGGCCTGCAGTTGGTCCGAATCCAGGGCAACATCCTGCCAGTGCCAGTCACCTACCGGAGGCccaatatgaaaaaaaaagtgcAAGTACATATATGCTACGTCTAGATATATAACAAAATCTATGAATTTAAATTTGCCGAAACGATCTACAATTTGGAATGTAGGGAGTAGGGTTTACCAAAAACATTCCGCGCACACATCAAAATTAGTTCAGACTCCTCTTGGTCAAAAAGTTCACCTTTAAtctcgaaaagaaaagaaaataaagcatAATCCTTTTCACCATCTCAATCACTTGCTTTCGTATATGCCCTTGCCATTGTCTAAGCCTCCTATCCCTATCTGCTAGACCAGACCTTCCGCGGCGCCGCGAACTAAGGCCAGTCCTGTTCGGAGGTGCTATTGCAaagtgctaaaatttagcactctCAATTAGCTTCTTTCCCCATCTAATAATATTTTGCTCTAATTTAGAATTTGGCTAATGCAAAGCGCTTTTGTTTGGAAGTGCTAAGGGCAAGGCTAAAGTTCAGCACTTATGTGCATAGATCCAATATGATCCAATAATGTCAATATCAAGAAAGTTCAAATATTGCGTCGCCGCCAGGTTGCAGCGCGCGTGTGTGTGTGGCTACGCGACAAGCGCGTGCAACGAAAATTCACGAGGCTTTCCAGGAAATTTGCATGGGTCGGCAGGCAGAATGCACTGCACCACCGGCCGCTCTCTGATCTCTTCCTTCCCCTGCTTCCAGATCCCGTCCCGCAATGGCTAGCTTTGGCGTACGTCATGCTCCGGGACCTTGCAAACGCCATGCTCGCGCAAGCATATGCCGCAGGATCACTAGTCGATCAGGTGGGTGTTTCCAGCAGGGAACAAGACGAGGAGGAATGGAATTTTTCATTGTAAAATAAAACACAAGATTAAGTACATACACACATGCATACACGCATACATAGGAAACAATCTTATGTTTTCGGAGGGCGCATGATAAAGTAATTGGTGTCATGTTTTCCAATGCTCGTCATTCTAGTTTTAgtttctgaagaagaagaagtttcttcaggcACTAGTACTATGAAGAGTGCTGTGTTGTGTTTGGAGCAAGATCGAGTCAGAGTCACATCCGAAATTGGTCGCGCAAGCCGCCCTACTAGATTTGTCTAACAGGCCGGGGAAGCTGAAAACTAGCTAGCTAGACGGCTTGACCGATTGAACAGTAGTAAAGCCGCCAGTAACAGCTAACACGATAGGAATGTTTCGTCTGGTGACGGAAAGAAGAAGCATGCATCCGTACCACGCGTGCAAGCTAGGACGCACCGTTCCATTCATATATCCTGTAGATATTGGACACCAGGGCCATTGCAGATAAAGACAACCATCGGGCTCATGCCCGTCAAGTAGTAAATCGTCTGAATTATTGGATTATTCGACCCCATAAATGTTTGACCGAACTAAATGGACAAGTGCAGTTTGAAGCAAGATGACAACAATAGAGGTACTTTTTCTTGGCTCTTCTCTGGATATGATATCTTGGACTAATCTATGATCGCACAGTTTTTTCATTTGTATGTTTTCCATTTGTACGTAACATCCGTCCATCTATATTTACAAACGTTAAGTTTTCAGTGCAACCGCTAACTGAGATTCCCTCTTTTACCAGTGTTATTACCTGCAATAATTAATAGGCATACAAAGGTTGGTAGGCCGTCCCGGCCGGAGCAGGCATAATCGTGCCTGGTCGACATCACTTCTTAACTGCAGGACCCATGCACGTCGTCGAAGCAGAACTGCCAGTCGGAGTCCGATCCCCAGCTACCGGCCGGCGGCTTCGTTCCCGATCGATCCACCTCATGCATTGCATGCACTGGCTCGGGAGGCTGCTTGCTGGCTGCAGCTGATCTCGACGCACACAATTTGCAGACCTGCTTGGTTTGGTCGTCGATGTCGATCTGCCCAACTAACACACAATCCAATATCGTACGTGCACGTCCACAATCAGGAATGGAAATGGTAAGAAAATAGAATAATGGATATTCGAGATATTTGAATCCGTTTCTATGCGTATTCGATCTGTGGAAACTTGCAGGAGCCGGAAAAATGGATGTCCGAGATATCCGAATCCGTTTTCATACGTATCTGATCTGTTTCCATTCTTATCCACAACATTTACACGGCCGGTCGTCCATCAT
This portion of the Panicum virgatum strain AP13 chromosome 2N, P.virgatum_v5, whole genome shotgun sequence genome encodes:
- the LOC120660408 gene encoding transcription factor WRKY19-like isoform X1 → MESVVVDGNGGCGGRVVVELSHIKDLVRQLEGHLGGSQTQERCRLLASQISSLTERSIGVITSYCSLDGGGRKRPAADAAARSPLSDASDAPTKKRRRTEKVKHQVRVSSAAGGDVPADDGHSWRKYGQKEILGAKNPRGYYRCTHRHTQGCAATKQVQRADEDPALFDVVYIGAHTCVQSGAAAAAVAAAQAPEQGAHTLLQSLSASLTVKTEGLAAAPEEAPQGWAATAPCCPSPTAPSGRCPAPERSPFSAPSTSENWGASPATSDSNQHAACFPPFELVAGDVQFEFGEVVSALVGVPGEFPDDFDISSFFA
- the LOC120660408 gene encoding transcription factor WRKY19-like isoform X2, which codes for MESVVVDGNGGCGGRVVVELSHIKDLVRQLEGHLGGSQTQERCRLLASQISSLTERSIGVITSYCSLDGGGRKRPAADAAARSPLSDASDAPTKKRRTEKVKHQVRVSSAAGGDVPADDGHSWRKYGQKEILGAKNPRGYYRCTHRHTQGCAATKQVQRADEDPALFDVVYIGAHTCVQSGAAAAAVAAAQAPEQGAHTLLQSLSASLTVKTEGLAAAPEEAPQGWAATAPCCPSPTAPSGRCPAPERSPFSAPSTSENWGASPATSDSNQHAACFPPFELVAGDVQFEFGEVVSALVGVPGEFPDDFDISSFFA